A genomic segment from Peribacillus sp. ACCC06369 encodes:
- a CDS encoding DUF4822 domain-containing protein, which translates to MNKKSKISSSILLGLTLTITGCNTNAQDNQSAQKHEQTAKESKQENKLTEGQELTKILSSTNWQGTKVYDKNNNDLTMENANFIGLAKYDDEASRYEFFDKNTKKSRGDKGTFFITNGKMRVLISESMGYQAVVEITELNKDMFTYKRMGKDANGNDVEVFVDHIPYNETELTFTDPDKTLETYTGEVDTDVDGDKILSSTPWQGTVALDEKGNDVSSYNSNYLGLAKFDDKTNKYEFFDAKTGESRGDYGYYDVVHGNKIRAHVSQGKNKYGAVLELTELNENKFTYKRIGKDKDGKEITITVEHIPYEGDLKLKSTR; encoded by the coding sequence ATGAATAAAAAATCAAAAATTTCATCTTCTATACTACTGGGGTTAACATTGACCATAACGGGATGTAACACAAACGCACAAGACAATCAAAGTGCACAGAAACATGAACAAACTGCTAAAGAGAGTAAACAAGAAAATAAGTTAACCGAAGGACAGGAATTGACTAAAATCCTTAGTAGCACGAATTGGCAAGGTACAAAAGTTTATGATAAGAATAATAATGACTTAACAATGGAGAATGCTAACTTTATTGGTCTTGCGAAATATGACGATGAAGCATCCAGATATGAATTTTTTGATAAAAATACCAAAAAAAGTCGTGGTGATAAAGGAACATTCTTTATCACCAACGGGAAGATGCGAGTGTTAATTTCAGAATCAATGGGTTACCAAGCTGTTGTTGAAATAACAGAACTGAATAAGGATATGTTTACCTATAAAAGAATGGGTAAAGATGCTAATGGTAACGACGTAGAGGTGTTTGTTGATCATATTCCTTATAATGAAACAGAACTTACATTTACTGATCCAGATAAAACTTTGGAAACTTACACAGGGGAAGTAGATACAGACGTTGATGGAGACAAAATTTTATCTAGCACCCCATGGCAAGGAACAGTGGCCTTGGATGAAAAGGGAAATGATGTATCTAGCTATAATTCGAATTATTTAGGTCTAGCAAAATTTGATGATAAAACAAATAAGTATGAATTTTTTGATGCTAAAACCGGTGAAAGCCGAGGTGATTACGGCTATTACGATGTTGTACATGGAAATAAGATAAGAGCCCATGTTTCACAAGGGAAAAATAAGTATGGCGCAGTTCTTGAACTTACAGAACTTAATGAAAATAAATTCACTTATAAAAGAATCGGTAAAGATAAAGATGGAAAAGAAATAACGATAACAGTTGAACATATCCCTTATGAAGGTGATTTGAAACTAAAATCAACTAGGTAA
- a CDS encoding ankyrin repeat domain-containing protein, whose translation MWRRLSIFIGCFFILQGCVLDNERELNKQEKETGKGMNEELIQAAERKDTETVRRLIEQGADINTQDTEGRTATMIATYINDVETAKILIEAGADVNIQDNMENNPFLYAGAEGFKDILKLTIEAGADPTITNRYGGTALIPASEHGYVDIIKELVTTDMDINHVNDLGWTALLEAIILNNGDGRQQQTVQLLIDHGADVNNPDKNNVTPLQHARKKGFKEIEQILLKAGAK comes from the coding sequence ATGTGGAGACGGCTATCAATTTTCATTGGATGCTTTTTCATCCTTCAAGGATGTGTCTTAGATAATGAAAGAGAGCTAAATAAACAAGAAAAGGAGACAGGCAAAGGTATGAATGAAGAACTGATCCAAGCTGCAGAACGTAAAGACACGGAAACGGTAAGAAGGTTGATCGAGCAAGGTGCAGATATTAATACACAGGACACAGAAGGGCGAACTGCCACTATGATTGCGACTTATATCAATGATGTAGAGACTGCAAAAATACTAATTGAAGCGGGTGCCGACGTCAACATCCAGGATAACATGGAAAATAACCCTTTCTTGTATGCCGGTGCAGAAGGTTTTAAAGATATTCTAAAACTTACGATTGAAGCAGGTGCCGACCCGACAATTACTAACAGGTATGGTGGAACGGCTTTAATCCCAGCTTCGGAACATGGATACGTGGATATTATTAAAGAACTTGTTACTACTGATATGGATATCAATCATGTAAATGATCTCGGTTGGACAGCTTTGCTAGAAGCCATCATTTTGAATAATGGTGATGGGAGACAGCAACAAACAGTGCAATTGTTGATTGATCATGGGGCTGATGTCAACAATCCTGATAAAAATAATGTGACCCCTTTACAACATGCACGCAAGAAAGGATTTAAAGAGATTGAACAAATTTTACTAAAAGCAGGAGCAAAATAA
- a CDS encoding response regulator transcription factor, with translation MKKILLIEDEVSIAELQRDYLEINDFSVDIQYTGDAGLQQALQGNYHLIILDIMLPGLNGFEICKQIRAVKNIPILLVSAKKEDIDKIRGLGLGADDYITKPFSPSELVARVKAHLARYERLSGSHPKSNSIYVHGISIDKSARRVHINGEVIPFTTKEFDTLVFFVMHPNQVLSKEQLYENIWGLESAADVSTVTVHIRKLREKIERDPAHPKFLETVWGAGYRFNV, from the coding sequence GTGAAAAAGATATTACTTATTGAAGACGAAGTCAGTATTGCAGAATTGCAAAGGGATTACTTGGAAATTAATGATTTCAGTGTCGATATTCAATATACAGGTGATGCAGGTCTCCAACAGGCCCTTCAGGGAAATTATCATTTAATCATTTTGGACATCATGCTTCCAGGGTTGAATGGATTTGAGATTTGCAAACAAATACGTGCTGTCAAAAATATCCCGATATTGCTTGTTTCCGCCAAAAAGGAAGATATCGATAAAATTCGGGGGCTTGGTCTAGGGGCAGATGATTATATTACAAAGCCCTTTAGTCCAAGTGAACTAGTTGCAAGAGTAAAGGCGCATTTAGCGCGTTATGAACGTTTATCAGGAAGTCACCCCAAATCCAATTCCATCTATGTTCATGGAATTTCTATAGATAAGTCAGCACGCAGAGTTCATATAAACGGAGAGGTGATCCCGTTTACAACAAAGGAATTCGATACGTTAGTGTTTTTTGTCATGCATCCGAATCAAGTATTAAGCAAAGAGCAGCTTTATGAAAATATTTGGGGATTGGAATCGGCTGCAGATGTTTCGACTGTCACCGTCCATATCAGGAAACTACGTGAAAAAATTGAAAGAGATCCTGCACATCCTAAATTTTTGGAAACTGTTTGGGGAGCAGGATATCGCTTTAATGTTTAA
- a CDS encoding HAMP domain-containing sensor histidine kinase — MSIKMRFLLSYVGVILISITLFLAAGFLLIFAITGDVKSIEHLYKKSYLQKPLTAVEESVFLDLKLLAKNNPEQLLNENQLKKIEHKDIKIVVRKDKNIEYASQTLDKLGLVPSLPKFEETNINTRDTIKMKDSFFTYVKFDFYFSDKSEGSIFVLRKASSYAELTRELFPILFALLLLLFVMIIGLLNYLVSRSIIKPISILKEGAERIKSGDLNFEIKASSNDEIGQLNRAFEEMRKKLKESVNLQLQYEENRKELLSNISHDLKTPITSIMGYVEGIKDGVANTPQKMDKYLSTVYLKARDMDTLIDELFLFSKLDLKKEPFTFETVRLDKYLKDYVEELQLDLLQQGIHIELHLMNKPIYVTADREKLKRVLANLISNCIKYMNKDEKHISISLHEGLYDVVVQVTDNGYGIESSALPYIFNRFYRAEQSRNSRTGGSGLGLAIAKKIIGEHGGDIWATSEIGKGTSVFFSIKKGEEM, encoded by the coding sequence TTGTCAATTAAAATGAGGTTTCTGTTGTCCTACGTTGGAGTAATCCTTATTTCCATCACTTTATTTTTAGCAGCCGGATTTTTACTTATTTTTGCAATAACAGGTGATGTGAAATCGATAGAGCATTTATACAAAAAATCTTATCTCCAAAAACCTTTGACTGCAGTAGAGGAAAGTGTGTTTCTCGATTTAAAGCTTTTGGCAAAAAATAACCCTGAGCAGCTTCTAAACGAAAATCAGCTGAAGAAGATTGAACATAAGGATATTAAGATTGTCGTTAGAAAAGATAAAAACATTGAGTATGCTTCCCAAACACTAGATAAGCTAGGATTGGTTCCATCACTTCCCAAGTTCGAAGAAACGAACATCAATACGCGGGACACAATCAAAATGAAAGACTCTTTTTTCACATATGTGAAGTTTGATTTTTATTTTTCGGATAAAAGTGAAGGAAGTATTTTTGTATTGAGAAAGGCAAGTTCCTATGCCGAGTTGACCCGGGAATTGTTTCCCATTTTATTCGCTCTATTGCTATTATTGTTTGTAATGATTATAGGACTTCTAAATTATTTAGTTTCACGAAGCATCATTAAACCCATCTCAATACTAAAAGAAGGCGCAGAGCGGATAAAATCAGGAGATTTAAACTTTGAAATAAAAGCGTCTTCGAATGATGAAATCGGACAATTGAATAGAGCGTTTGAGGAAATGAGAAAAAAGTTAAAAGAGTCCGTAAACCTTCAGCTTCAGTATGAGGAAAATCGCAAAGAACTCCTTTCCAATATTTCTCATGATTTGAAGACACCGATCACTTCGATTATGGGATATGTTGAGGGGATAAAAGACGGGGTAGCAAACACCCCGCAGAAAATGGACAAGTATTTATCAACTGTATACCTTAAAGCAAGAGATATGGATACATTGATAGATGAATTGTTTTTATTTTCCAAGCTGGATTTAAAAAAAGAACCATTCACTTTTGAAACGGTCAGACTAGATAAATATTTGAAAGACTACGTAGAAGAACTTCAACTGGATTTACTTCAACAAGGAATTCATATTGAACTTCATTTGATGAATAAACCGATATATGTGACAGCGGATAGAGAGAAATTAAAACGCGTATTGGCCAACCTAATCAGCAATTGTATAAAGTATATGAATAAAGATGAAAAACACATTTCCATTTCTCTTCATGAAGGTCTATATGATGTAGTTGTACAAGTAACAGATAATGGCTATGGTATAGAATCTTCTGCTTTGCCTTATATTTTTAACCGCTTTTATCGTGCTGAGCAATCTAGAAATTCTCGGACAGGTGGAAGTGGTTTAGGACTTGCGATCGCAAAAAAAATTATCGGCGAGCATGGAGGAGATATTTGGGCTACTAGTGAAATAGGAAAGGGTACAAGTGTCTTCTTTTCCATAAAGAAAGGTGAGGAAATGTGA
- a CDS encoding D-alanyl-D-alanine carboxypeptidase family protein, with protein MTKLNKITRLLATGFAFIILCSGLIGFNHAIIKGLEPNVANAATVTYTATANLNVRTGPSTANKIIATVKPGTKLTVSGKDVNGWLKVSLNGQTGYVSSKYVKISNSGSSTVTVIYTATANLNVRTGPSTTNKIITTVKPGTKLMVTGKNANGWLKVSINGQTGYVSSQYVKVSPPSSGAIQVVAKPESIPVLVNKKNKLPENYVPKDLVYTSIPFTFKEKTEKRKMRSEAAAAINKLFAESKKQGVSLLGVSAYRSHATQVALFDYYVKRDGYAKATTYSAIPGTSEHETGLAIDVTGGNGKCAAQDCFGGTKEAKWLQAHADDYGFIIRYPKGKESVTGYKYEPWHLRYVGKSTAQTIMSHGITLEEYYNTRAVQN; from the coding sequence ATGACAAAACTAAATAAAATAACGAGATTGCTAGCTACCGGTTTTGCCTTCATTATTTTATGTTCAGGTTTAATCGGTTTTAACCATGCAATTATTAAGGGGTTAGAACCAAATGTAGCTAATGCAGCAACTGTAACCTATACAGCAACTGCTAACCTGAATGTCCGTACAGGTCCTTCTACAGCCAATAAAATTATAGCAACCGTTAAACCGGGCACAAAGCTAACGGTATCTGGAAAAGACGTGAATGGTTGGCTAAAGGTTAGCTTAAACGGTCAAACAGGTTATGTTAGTAGTAAATATGTAAAAATATCAAACTCTGGCTCTAGTACAGTTACTGTAATCTATACAGCAACTGCTAACCTGAATGTCCGTACAGGTCCTTCTACAACTAATAAAATTATAACAACCGTTAAACCGGGCACAAAGCTAATGGTAACTGGAAAAAATGCGAATGGTTGGCTAAAGGTTAGCATAAACGGTCAAACAGGATATGTTAGTAGCCAATATGTAAAGGTATCCCCTCCGTCTTCTGGCGCCATACAGGTTGTTGCAAAGCCTGAAAGTATTCCAGTTCTAGTCAATAAAAAAAATAAGCTACCAGAAAATTATGTACCAAAAGACTTAGTATATACGTCGATACCGTTTACTTTTAAAGAAAAGACAGAAAAGAGAAAAATGCGAAGTGAAGCAGCTGCTGCCATTAACAAATTATTTGCGGAATCCAAGAAGCAGGGAGTAAGTCTCCTCGGTGTATCTGCGTACAGATCACATGCTACACAAGTTGCTCTATTTGATTATTATGTAAAAAGGGATGGTTATGCAAAAGCTACCACATACAGTGCGATACCTGGAACAAGTGAACATGAAACAGGCCTCGCTATTGATGTGACAGGGGGAAATGGTAAATGCGCGGCACAGGATTGCTTTGGAGGTACTAAAGAAGCAAAATGGCTACAGGCACATGCAGATGATTATGGCTTTATTATCCGATACCCTAAAGGAAAAGAATCAGTTACTGGTTATAAATATGAACCATGGCACCTTCGATATGTAGGCAAATCTACAGCTCAAACTATTATGAGCCACGGAATTACTCTTGAAGAATATTATAATACTAGAGCCGTTCAAAACTAA
- a CDS encoding GNAT family N-acetyltransferase has translation MFPILETNRLVLRELVEGDALDILKCFSNPDVLRYYGQTPLTNTDQVKQIIRNFSKNFDEKRGIKWGIELKGKEGIIGTIGFQEWSHEHKRAELSYALFPNYWGNGYATEAVSKVISYGFEELDLTRIGAIVFIENKASDKLLTNLGFIKEGILKNYMYQNDVSFDTNLYSLLK, from the coding sequence ATGTTTCCTATACTAGAAACAAACAGGTTGGTCTTAAGAGAATTGGTCGAAGGTGATGCATTAGATATATTAAAATGTTTTTCCAATCCAGATGTATTACGATATTATGGGCAAACTCCGTTGACAAATACAGATCAAGTGAAGCAAATAATTAGAAATTTTTCTAAGAATTTCGATGAAAAACGTGGTATTAAATGGGGAATTGAATTGAAAGGGAAGGAAGGCATCATTGGAACAATAGGATTTCAAGAATGGTCTCATGAACATAAGAGAGCAGAACTGAGCTATGCACTTTTCCCAAATTATTGGGGTAACGGTTATGCAACAGAAGCTGTCAGCAAGGTGATTTCTTATGGTTTTGAAGAGCTTGACTTAACGCGTATTGGAGCGATTGTTTTTATTGAAAATAAAGCATCCGATAAGTTGTTGACAAATTTAGGTTTCATTAAAGAAGGGATATTGAAAAATTATATGTACCAAAATGATGTTTCATTTGATACTAATCTATATTCTTTATTAAAGTAA
- a CDS encoding NAD(P)-dependent alcohol dehydrogenase, translating to MKAIVYTRYGPPDVLQLKEVEKPTPKENEILVKVKATTVTMGDIRSRSFTVPLSVWLPARIIMGLRRPKKSILGLELSGEVESVGKDVKLFKAGDQVFAASQVGYGAYAEYKCLPEDGPISIKPNNLSVEEAAAIPIGARTALFYLRKANIQSGQKVLVYGASGSVGSYAVQIAKYFGAKVTGVCSTTNLELVKSLGADKVIDYTSEDFSRDGETYDAIFEAVNKSPFSACMKSLKKDGTYLNVTVPLPGVRMLWTKLTTSKKLILSQNSPETPEALNFLKELVEAGKLKVVIDRYYSFEEIVQAHRYVEKGHKKGNVVISMEPNSKS from the coding sequence ATGAAAGCAATTGTGTACACAAGGTACGGTCCCCCTGACGTTCTTCAACTGAAAGAGGTAGAAAAGCCTACTCCTAAGGAAAATGAAATACTGGTGAAAGTGAAAGCGACAACGGTAACAATGGGGGATATTCGGTCACGGAGCTTTACAGTTCCCCTCTCTGTTTGGCTGCCTGCTCGAATAATAATGGGATTAAGACGTCCCAAGAAATCCATTTTGGGCTTGGAGTTATCTGGGGAAGTTGAGTCAGTAGGTAAAGATGTCAAGTTGTTTAAAGCAGGTGACCAGGTTTTTGCAGCTTCCCAAGTGGGGTATGGTGCTTATGCCGAGTATAAGTGCCTGCCTGAAGACGGACCAATTTCGATTAAACCCAATAATTTATCTGTTGAGGAAGCCGCAGCCATTCCAATTGGGGCACGTACAGCATTGTTTTATCTTAGAAAAGCTAACATTCAGAGTGGTCAAAAGGTTCTTGTCTATGGTGCTTCAGGAAGTGTAGGAAGTTATGCAGTACAAATTGCCAAGTATTTCGGAGCAAAAGTTACCGGGGTTTGCAGTACTACGAATTTAGAATTGGTAAAATCTCTTGGAGCCGATAAGGTCATCGATTACACATCAGAGGATTTTTCCAGAGATGGTGAGACCTATGATGCTATCTTTGAAGCTGTAAACAAGAGTCCGTTTTCAGCTTGTATGAAATCGCTAAAGAAGGACGGAACCTATCTAAATGTCACCGTACCGTTACCTGGTGTTCGAATGCTATGGACTAAATTGACAACCAGCAAGAAGCTGATATTGAGTCAAAATTCACCTGAAACCCCCGAAGCTCTGAACTTCCTCAAAGAACTTGTTGAAGCGGGGAAGTTAAAAGTGGTCATTGACAGATATTATTCGTTTGAAGAAATAGTTCAAGCCCATAGATATGTCGAGAAAGGACACAAGAAGGGTAATGTCGTAATAAGTATGGAACCTAACAGCAAATCCTAA
- a CDS encoding ABC transporter ATP-binding protein translates to MIRRFASYYLPHKRLFIIDFFSAVVVAVLELAFPLAVQWFIDTLLPGDDWSAIVTVSAGLFLLYIISTFLQFIVGYWGHKLGINIETDMREELFEHVQKQSFRFFDNTKTGHIMSRITNDLFDIGELAHHGPEDLFIAFMTFIGAFWIMLTINVKLALISVCILPFLVLLIVISNLKMNKAWKEMYTEVADVNARVEDSVSGVRVVQSFTNETYEMKRFSTNNRRFRKAKLLGYKVMSFSLSGIYMMTRFMTLAVLVMGAWLTFHGQLSYGELVAFVLYVNVLFKPIDKISALMELYPKGMAGFKRFTELLDVAPDVEDKKDAIAVSTLLGDISFKDVSFNYEDKKSVLKGIDLTIKAGETIAFVGPSGAGKTTICSLIPRFYDVNAGSISIDGIDIREMTKKSLRSQIGIVQQDVFLFTGTVKENIAYGMLDATDEQILEAARKAHLETFIEGLPEGYETQIGERGLKLSGGQKQRIAIARMFLKNPPILILDEATSALDTETERIIQQALTELAENRTTLIIAHRLATIRNADKIVVVTEEGIAEEGGHDDLLKQGGIFANLHQLQFQK, encoded by the coding sequence ATGATTCGACGTTTTGCTTCATATTACCTGCCGCATAAGCGGTTATTCATTATTGACTTCTTCAGTGCAGTGGTCGTTGCTGTACTTGAACTCGCATTTCCGCTAGCCGTTCAGTGGTTTATAGATACACTGCTGCCTGGGGACGATTGGTCGGCAATTGTTACGGTAAGTGCCGGTTTGTTCCTTCTTTATATCATTAGTACCTTCTTACAGTTCATCGTAGGGTATTGGGGTCACAAATTGGGTATAAATATTGAGACTGATATGCGTGAGGAATTATTTGAACATGTGCAAAAACAATCTTTTCGTTTTTTTGATAACACGAAAACCGGTCATATCATGAGCCGCATAACCAATGATCTGTTCGATATTGGTGAACTTGCTCACCATGGTCCCGAAGATTTATTCATTGCATTCATGACTTTTATAGGCGCATTTTGGATTATGTTGACAATCAATGTGAAACTGGCACTCATATCGGTTTGTATTTTACCATTCCTCGTTTTATTAATTGTCATAAGTAATTTAAAGATGAATAAAGCCTGGAAGGAAATGTATACAGAAGTTGCGGATGTAAATGCCCGTGTGGAAGATAGCGTCTCTGGTGTGAGAGTTGTACAATCCTTTACGAATGAAACATATGAAATGAAACGATTTTCTACTAATAATCGCAGATTCCGTAAAGCTAAACTTCTAGGATATAAAGTAATGTCCTTTAGCTTATCAGGCATTTACATGATGACGAGGTTTATGACCCTTGCCGTGTTGGTGATGGGAGCCTGGCTAACTTTTCATGGGCAGCTCTCATATGGTGAACTGGTTGCATTCGTCTTGTATGTTAACGTACTATTTAAGCCTATCGACAAAATCAGTGCGTTGATGGAACTCTATCCAAAAGGGATGGCCGGCTTTAAGCGTTTTACGGAACTTCTGGATGTAGCGCCTGATGTCGAGGATAAAAAGGATGCAATCGCGGTATCTACCCTATTAGGGGATATTTCCTTTAAGGACGTTTCTTTTAATTATGAAGACAAAAAATCCGTGTTAAAAGGTATTGATCTTACTATTAAAGCAGGTGAAACCATCGCTTTTGTCGGGCCATCAGGAGCAGGGAAAACGACCATATGTTCATTGATCCCACGATTTTATGATGTTAATGCCGGTTCAATTTCAATTGATGGGATCGATATTCGAGAGATGACGAAAAAGTCATTGAGGTCACAAATTGGCATTGTCCAGCAAGATGTGTTTCTTTTTACAGGAACTGTAAAAGAGAACATTGCGTACGGAATGCTTGATGCAACGGATGAACAAATTCTGGAAGCCGCAAGGAAAGCCCATTTAGAGACTTTCATTGAAGGACTACCAGAAGGTTATGAGACACAAATAGGAGAACGTGGTTTGAAATTATCGGGAGGACAGAAACAACGAATTGCAATAGCAAGGATGTTTTTGAAAAATCCGCCAATATTAATTCTCGATGAGGCAACCTCTGCACTTGATACTGAAACGGAAAGAATAATTCAGCAGGCCCTTACTGAACTAGCTGAAAACAGAACAACGTTAATCATCGCGCACCGATTGGCAACTATCCGAAACGCTGACAAAATCGTTGTAGTTACGGAAGAAGGGATTGCTGAAGAGGGCGGTCACGATGATTTACTTAAGCAGGGGGGCATTTTTGCCAATCTGCATCAATTACAATTCCAAAAATGA
- a CDS encoding MFS transporter, which produces MKNTSFRSLWIGQAFANLGDIFYVVGLISLLYTLTGSAFYLSLLPFTTTIFRFISSLLAPVVIDRFPLKRILVQSQWWKTILIVVLGIYITITNHGIAVPVIFFIALISLLDGVAAPVSAALVPQLVPMEERMKANGFLNVVTQIIFVAGWPLGSVLLISTNSSIIIWLTVILFAGSTFYTVKIEVSGQTTDTVHPSNWDSIKSGWIAIRQIPTIRTLISIDFITTLASSVWVAAVIYVYVEQNLQLGEEWWGYINTSYFIGMIFSGLIVIRFAKLLEKYIGFFITFGLFLSSLLILLFGTTNIPALALLLACLYGLPEQIREVIYTKLFQDHASEKTLAKIYSVWGAVINLTFASSVLLLGYITETYSVKTTFQFSSILIFLAFLYAIFKRKDLHGKELHSITVKSSNMPS; this is translated from the coding sequence ATGAAAAACACATCTTTTCGGTCCCTGTGGATAGGTCAGGCGTTTGCAAATCTAGGGGATATATTTTATGTAGTCGGGTTGATTTCACTATTATATACCTTAACGGGATCGGCTTTTTATTTGAGTTTGCTCCCTTTCACTACAACGATTTTTCGATTTATCAGCAGTCTGCTTGCCCCCGTTGTCATCGACAGGTTTCCGTTAAAAAGAATCCTTGTACAATCTCAATGGTGGAAAACTATCTTAATCGTTGTCCTAGGAATCTATATAACAATTACCAATCATGGTATTGCTGTTCCGGTTATATTCTTCATTGCCTTGATTTCATTATTGGATGGAGTCGCTGCCCCGGTTAGCGCAGCTTTGGTTCCACAATTAGTTCCAATGGAAGAACGGATGAAAGCGAATGGTTTCTTGAATGTGGTCACCCAGATCATCTTTGTAGCAGGATGGCCACTCGGTTCCGTTTTATTAATAAGTACCAACAGCAGTATCATTATTTGGCTAACGGTCATACTATTTGCAGGTTCAACGTTCTATACAGTAAAAATTGAAGTCTCAGGACAAACAACGGACACTGTTCATCCGTCAAACTGGGATTCGATTAAATCCGGATGGATTGCGATTCGCCAAATTCCAACTATCCGTACACTCATTTCCATTGATTTTATCACAACTCTAGCTTCAAGCGTGTGGGTAGCTGCCGTTATATATGTGTATGTTGAACAGAACCTGCAACTTGGTGAGGAGTGGTGGGGATACATTAACACAAGCTACTTTATCGGCATGATTTTCAGTGGATTGATCGTCATCCGTTTTGCCAAGTTACTAGAAAAATATATAGGATTCTTCATCACTTTCGGCCTATTTCTCAGTTCACTGTTGATCCTGCTTTTTGGAACTACCAATATTCCTGCTTTGGCTTTGCTGCTGGCATGCCTGTACGGTCTTCCGGAACAAATCCGGGAAGTGATTTACACAAAGCTATTCCAAGACCATGCTTCGGAAAAGACTCTTGCGAAAATTTATTCAGTTTGGGGAGCGGTCATCAATCTTACATTTGCCAGTTCTGTCTTACTGCTGGGTTATATAACGGAAACATACAGTGTCAAAACAACGTTCCAATTTTCTTCCATCCTGATATTCCTTGCCTTTCTTTATGCAATTTTTAAAAGGAAGGACTTACATGGGAAGGAGTTGCACTCAATCACTGTCAAGTCATCCAATATGCCTAGCTGA